In Acropora muricata isolate sample 2 unplaced genomic scaffold, ASM3666990v1 scaffold_749, whole genome shotgun sequence, one genomic interval encodes:
- the LOC136907548 gene encoding uncharacterized protein produces the protein MKPVFYRHKSDMTPLLQILSLFLCADTAFSEVNANFDICKQEFFYKGKPPFVNYPGPDLTEKSICQKYENNYYFATLYSVEYRIPLYSAYNLPLGTCQGEQPKRKDNWFIEPQLLDNGGGESPNMHTTGSRREEFKRNQAINMDYRNTGFDRGHLNPNFYHCDEARTATFTLTNAVPQNACFNELMWYALENESKKIMKSMCNFAGATRFFVTGTIPSRKRIPNIEHDLEADSSRDYNRVSVPSHMWTAACCDSSAASQPAITQKGFSFGYLGENKADGSVEVLSIRELENAISAIPAEAAGQERSIRIFVDDYCNEDSDNSKEALAKIGAVVDKSNLNNQDTLGQTTLYKLPPKKRYLSSREFKSVKDLGSNVLSDFILGVALPAGTSPVVKYRDTLKSSSDVTVIMTGFNSRKRKRESSQRKKEFHETSADDTSTAEDTYMFAPEQNAMINMTVSGDYCRLDHKCDYHDGRRYRWCKTASSWDYCCLNDCLSANYQEAVPTCDVGKGIIKTCSIRYSIVTVKGGRCRQDHECALRGQSFYWCYTDFNDNWEYCCQPWHRCDNYNGETSGWCYVGSSLRTDRRSCYY, from the exons ATGAAGCCAGTATTTTACAGACACAAATCAGACATGACACCTCTGCTGCAGATTCTGTCGCTTTTCCTCTGTGCGGATACAGCGTTTTCTGAAGTGAATGCTAACTTCGACATATGCAAACAAGAATTCTTTTACAAGGGAAAACCGCCTTTTGTAAATTATCCCGGCCCAGATTTGACGGAAAAATCGATTTGCCAAAAGTATGAGAACAATTACTACTTCGCTACACTCTACAGCGTGGAATACCGCATCCCTCTTTATTCCGCCTACAATTTACCGCTTGGAACTTGCCAAGGTGAACAAccgaaaagaaaagataattggTTTATTGAGCCACAG TTGCTTGACAATGGCGGAGGGGAATCTCCTAATATGCATACAACAGGATCTCGAAGGGAAGAATTTAAACGAAACCAGGCGATCAATATGGATTACCGTAACACTGGCTTCGACAGAGGTCACCTGAATCCCAACTTCTACCATTGCGACGAAGCACGAACTGCGACCTTCACCTTGACCAACGCCGTGCCACAGAATGCTTGCTTCAATGAACTGATGTGGTATGCACTGGAAAACGAATCCAAAAAGATCATGAAAAGCATGTGTAACTTTGCTGGGGCCACGCGTTTTTTTGTTACTGGAACAATACCTAGCAGAAAGAGGATTCCAAACATAGAACACGACTTGGAGGCAGACAGCAGTAGAGATTACAATCGAGTTAGTGTCCCTTCTCATATGTGGACGGCTGCTTGCTGTGACTCTTCTGCGGCATCACAGCCAGCTATAACACAAAAGGGTTTCTCATTTGGTTATCTTGGAGAAAACAAAGCAGATGGGTCCGTTGAGGTATTGAGTATACGAGAATTAGAAAACGCCATTTCGGCCATTCCTGCCGAAGCAGCAGGACAAGAAAGAAGTATCCGGATTTTTGTCGATGACTACTGTAATGAGGACTCAGATAATTCCAAAGAAGCTCTTGCAAAAATTGGGGCAGTCGTTGACAAGAGCAATCTCAATAATCAGGATACGTTAGGTCAGACAACGCTATATAAGTTACCCCCTAAGAAGAGATATCTTAGCAGCCGTGAATTCAAAAGCGTCAAGGACTTGGGTAGCAATGTTTTGTCCGACTTCATTCTCGGCGTTGCGCTTCCAGCGGGCACATCTCCGGTCGTCAAGTATCGAGATACACTCAAATCGTCGTCTGATGTCACAGTGATCATGACTGGCTtcaattcaagaaaaagaaaaagagaaagctcccagagaaaaaaagaattccATGAAACATCAGCAGATGACACTTCAACTGCCGAAGACACATACATGTTTGCCCCCGAGCAGAATGCCATGATAAATATGACTGTGAGTGGAGACTACTGTCGACTGGATCACAAGTGCGATTACCACGATGGTAGAAGATACAGATGGTGTAAAACGGCTTCGAGTTGGGACTATTGCTGCCTTAATGATTGCCTTTCCGCAAATTACCAAGAAGCTGTCCCAACATGCGATGTGGGAAAAGGAATAATCAAAACCTGTTCCATTAGATATTCAATCGTAACTGTGAAAGGAGGTCGTTGCCGTCAAGACCATGAGTGTGCCCTGCGTGGGCAAAGCTTTTATTGGTGTTACACGGATTTCAACGACAATTGGGAGTACTGCTGCCAGCCATGGCATCGGTGCGACAACTATAACGGGGAGACGTCCGGTTGGTGCTACGTTGGTTCTTCGCTCAGGACTGATCGGCGATCCTGTTACTATTAG